In Campylobacter vicugnae, a genomic segment contains:
- a CDS encoding DUF4149 domain-containing protein — MVKFRSFYLLLLGICIGAELAIGIFMAPVIFYPSQYIGEGVLSHYQSGQLMTQVFLKYNVMLIFISSLIFLFEIVNLKNSESFNYKISAFFLALIITLLAMAFVFYFTPYILDAQKIGAEATATAEFASMHKASEFVMKAMMLAQVVLFFIRVRKES, encoded by the coding sequence ATGGTTAAATTTAGAAGTTTTTATCTGCTTTTGCTTGGTATTTGTATTGGTGCTGAACTTGCTATTGGGATATTTATGGCACCTGTGATATTTTATCCATCGCAATATATTGGCGAAGGAGTTTTGAGTCACTATCAAAGCGGTCAATTAATGACACAGGTATTTTTAAAATATAATGTGATGTTGATATTTATCTCATCGCTAATTTTTCTTTTTGAGATTGTTAATTTAAAAAATAGCGAGAGTTTTAATTATAAAATTAGTGCATTTTTCTTGGCACTTATTATAACTCTTTTGGCTATGGCATTTGTGTTTTACTTTACTCCATATATTCTTGATGCACAAAAAATAGGAGCTGAAGCGACTGCTACGGCTGAATTTGCTAGTATGCATAAAGCTAGTGAATTTGTGATGAAAGCAATGATGTTGGCTCAAGTGGTATTATTTTTTATTAGGGTGCGTAAGGAGAGTTAA
- a CDS encoding YbgC/FadM family acyl-CoA thioesterase produces MGLRVRIYYEDTDSGGIVYHSNYIKFCERARSEIVFASGIEFNDSRHFVVTKLEAHYLKPAVLGDILDVQTKLVKVGGVSLTLAQDIYKVANIKGECERELIFRAKVVVGFISDGKLSRLEPEFARVFGQLNEY; encoded by the coding sequence ATGGGATTAAGGGTTAGAATTTATTATGAAGATACAGATAGTGGCGGGATAGTATATCATAGCAATTATATTAAATTTTGTGAGCGTGCTAGAAGCGAGATAGTATTTGCTTCTGGAATTGAATTTAATGATAGCCGCCATTTTGTAGTTACAAAGCTTGAAGCGCACTATTTAAAACCTGCTGTTTTAGGTGATATATTAGATGTTCAAACCAAGCTTGTCAAGGTTGGTGGTGTAAGTTTGACCCTGGCTCAAGATATATATAAAGTAGCAAACATTAAAGGAGAGTGCGAGCGTGAATTGATATTTCGTGCGAAGGTTGTAGTAGGATTTATTAGCGATGGAAAGCTCTCTAGACTTGAGCCAGAATTTGCTAGAGTTTTTGGCCAGTTAAATGAATATTAA
- a CDS encoding uracil-DNA glycosylase family protein: MDKNCSIYELEMLRAMGFRFIGNDQLTKAKRIEFDSLNSLNSQIKSCNLCQLCKSRNKAVVGSGDLDNGIVFIFESPDIKSDQSGVCTQTASLAKYLQMADIDSSKLYFTYILKCINKTTDPRYIEICSKFFELELRIISPKFIVSFGENCFNYLAKSSSFDSHRGGIYRLKNSLYLPTFDSNWIDKNPSKASEFITDLKKIKGYI; this comes from the coding sequence ATGGATAAAAATTGTAGTATTTATGAGCTTGAAATGCTTCGTGCGATGGGGTTTAGATTCATTGGAAATGATCAACTCACAAAAGCTAAGCGTATTGAGTTTGACTCGCTAAATTCGCTAAATTCGCAGATAAAAAGCTGCAATCTTTGCCAGTTGTGCAAAAGTAGAAACAAAGCAGTAGTAGGCAGCGGCGATCTTGATAATGGGATTGTTTTTATCTTTGAGAGTCCGGATATTAAAAGCGATCAAAGTGGAGTATGCACCCAGACTGCTTCACTAGCAAAATATCTACAAATGGCTGATATTGATAGTAGTAAGCTCTATTTTACTTACATTTTAAAATGTATCAATAAAACAACCGATCCAAGATATATAGAGATTTGTTCAAAATTTTTTGAGCTAGAACTTAGGATTATATCGCCTAAATTTATAGTAAGTTTTGGAGAAAATTGCTTTAATTATTTAGCCAAAAGTAGCTCATTTGATAGCCATAGAGGTGGAATATACAGACTTAAAAACTCACTATATCTACCTACTTTTGATAGTAATTGGATTGACAAAAATCCTAGCAAAGCTAGTGAATTTATAACGGATTTAAAAAAAATTAAAGGATATATATGA
- a CDS encoding GNAT family N-acetyltransferase, with protein MYQIRLATKDDIDDIITLVKELASYEKMSDKVTFSNEQFSTSIFKNNYAKILVCEYKNDIIGYAIYFYTFSSFLGRGGIYLEDLYVKSEFRNQGIGKKFLATLAQICIDENLGRLEWECLTWNEPSLAFYYKLGAKNRDEFFHLRVDGKELENLANLLKIK; from the coding sequence ATGTATCAAATAAGACTAGCTACAAAAGATGATATAGATGATATAATTACTCTAGTAAAAGAGCTTGCTAGCTACGAAAAGATGAGCGATAAAGTTACATTTAGCAATGAACAATTTAGCACCTCAATATTTAAAAATAATTATGCTAAAATCTTAGTTTGTGAATATAAAAATGATATTATAGGTTATGCCATATATTTTTATACATTTTCAAGCTTTTTAGGTCGTGGCGGGATATATCTTGAAGATCTTTATGTAAAATCTGAATTTCGCAATCAAGGAATTGGTAAGAAATTTCTAGCTACACTTGCTCAAATTTGCATAGATGAAAATTTAGGCAGATTAGAGTGGGAGTGTCTGACATGGAATGAGCCAAGTTTGGCATTTTATTATAAATTAGGCGCAAAAAATAGAGATGAGTTTTTTCATCTTAGAGTTGATGGTAAAGAGCTTGAGAATTTAGCAAATTTATTAAAGATTAAATAG
- the purD gene encoding phosphoribosylamine--glycine ligase, with protein sequence MNILVIGSGGREYAIGLRLTQDSTKHNLFFAPGNGATANLGQNVDIKDFNELAKFAIENKIELTIVGPENALSDGVVDIFKANNLNIFGPSRAAARLESSKAYMKEFLDKNNIRTARFINTNNYEEAAKFIDTLGDIVVVKADGLCAGKGVIIAKSKDEAKSAARDMLSGQSFGEAGERIVVEEFLDGFELSFFAICDGSSFVSLPVAQDHKRLLSNDEGPNTGGMGAYAPSPLANNELIKRVEKEIVEPTLKGMQNENAPFCGVLFVGLMIVNETPYVLEFNVRFGDPECEVLMPLISGELGEILHSAALGKLSKFELKNEYAVGVVLASKDYPYKSSPAAKISVENIPQNSHIAYAGVSLIDGELYATGGRVLVAVGSGASVKEARDRAYELTKNIQFDGMQYRDDIGYQAL encoded by the coding sequence ATGAATATTTTAGTTATCGGAAGTGGCGGTAGAGAGTATGCTATAGGATTAAGATTGACTCAAGATAGCACAAAACACAATCTGTTTTTTGCGCCTGGCAATGGAGCGACTGCGAATTTGGGTCAAAATGTGGATATTAAAGATTTTAATGAATTAGCTAAATTTGCAATTGAAAATAAAATAGAACTTACTATAGTAGGACCTGAAAATGCTCTAAGTGATGGAGTAGTTGATATATTTAAAGCTAATAATCTAAATATTTTTGGCCCATCTCGTGCTGCTGCAAGATTGGAAAGCTCAAAAGCCTATATGAAGGAATTCTTAGATAAAAATAATATAAGAACAGCAAGATTTATAAATACAAATAATTATGAAGAAGCAGCAAAATTTATAGATACTTTAGGTGATATAGTAGTAGTAAAAGCTGATGGTTTATGTGCTGGCAAAGGCGTAATAATAGCTAAAAGCAAAGATGAGGCTAAGAGTGCTGCAAGAGATATGCTAAGTGGGCAGAGTTTTGGCGAGGCTGGTGAGAGAATTGTAGTTGAGGAGTTTTTAGATGGCTTTGAGCTTAGCTTCTTTGCTATATGTGATGGTAGTAGCTTTGTCTCTTTACCAGTAGCACAAGATCACAAAAGACTTTTAAGTAATGATGAAGGGCCAAACACCGGTGGAATGGGTGCTTATGCTCCAAGTCCATTAGCAAATAATGAGCTAATTAAAAGAGTAGAAAAAGAGATAGTAGAACCAACTCTTAAAGGAATGCAAAATGAAAATGCTCCATTTTGCGGTGTTTTATTTGTAGGATTAATGATAGTAAATGAAACTCCTTATGTTTTAGAATTTAATGTAAGATTTGGTGATCCTGAGTGCGAGGTTTTAATGCCTCTTATTAGTGGTGAATTAGGAGAGATTTTACATAGTGCTGCTCTTGGAAAGCTAAGCAAATTTGAGCTTAAAAATGAGTATGCTGTAGGAGTGGTGTTGGCTAGTAAAGATTATCCATATAAAAGTAGTCCAGCTGCAAAAATAAGCGTAGAAAATATACCACAAAACTCACATATAGCATATGCTGGAGTATCTTTAATTGATGGTGAATTATATGCAACAGGTGGTAGAGTATTAGTAGCTGTAGGTAGTGGAGCAAGTGTAAAAGAGGCTAGAGATAGAGCCTATGAACTGACTAAAAATATTCAATTTGATGGTATGCAATACCGTGATGATATCGGATATCAGGCGCTTTAA
- a CDS encoding RDD family protein — MRESLEEKLYRENITIASINRRVLAYAIDDIIISVLFMLIYWDFISSASEVGVEAVLSAISNLFWQITVMKVAYHTFFIWYYAATPGKMLCKIVCIDTVMLSRPSLSSSFLRACVRLLSESLFYIGFLWALGNQQRQTWQDKLAKTVVCNAY, encoded by the coding sequence ATGAGAGAGAGCTTAGAAGAAAAACTATATAGAGAAAATATCACTATAGCTAGTATAAATAGGCGCGTATTAGCATATGCTATTGATGATATTATTATATCTGTACTGTTTATGTTGATTTATTGGGATTTTATTTCTAGTGCCAGTGAGGTTGGAGTTGAAGCTGTATTATCTGCTATATCGAATTTATTTTGGCAGATTACAGTGATGAAGGTTGCCTATCATACATTTTTTATATGGTATTATGCTGCTACGCCTGGTAAGATGTTATGCAAAATTGTCTGCATAGATACAGTAATGCTCTCTAGACCAAGCCTTAGTAGTAGTTTTCTTAGGGCGTGTGTGAGACTTTTGAGCGAGTCTTTATTTTACATTGGGTTTTTGTGGGCGCTTGGAAATCAACAGCGTCAAACCTGGCAAGATAAACTAGCCAAGACTGTAGTTTGTAATGCGTATTAG
- a CDS encoding LPS-assembly protein LptD: MRIRLLAFAGLLCSELFGNIENVEFLASDVQKNGDIITAKGNVLLYSQNYLASADSAKYDQKSNIIELFGNVSLMRGQYETSRSEYAKIDLATNEMSFTNSFVMDKKKEIWLQSDESCNSDEKISVTNSIVSSCNVSDPDWHIGFSSGELNKQSKFLHLYNPVFYVKNTPVMYLPYFGFSTDKTRRTGLLTPQLSYNGDEGLVYLQPIYIAEYNEWDLEFDPQIRTNRGLGLYSTFRFADSPYSNGYIRGGIFEERSKYKQKENLKNKQHSGIELGYDRDRLVSYLIDGDFKEGLWLEFVNLNDIDYLNLRGRDEGNHDSLVQSKLNYFITTDNHYLGLYAKYYIDTAKIGTRYGNDDTLQEIPKIQYHSFFNTFIVPNLTYSFDFKYHNYTREIGASANQYEIDIPLGLQFGLFDDYVNLYISENLYASHVDYNNAKYYDGSGFYDNNYDDLINHYHRILLENDMARAFSNFYHTLNFKFDYIKPGYNNGDINEKLLKYYLIKDGVNYNPSNLALFEDNFIDRASNIYTTERLGFEGSQFFYNSHGQKILRHSIKQSYDFDNDDMESLENRLNLYYGNFDFANKIEYSYIDHDLSKIQTGALYNGNKIGLRLWHTYDKNYRDGDAYDQENYLSSDVTLKLPFNYELFAGIDYDLKKDYTKMWQSGIHYKRKCWDYSLIYKEDIEPKNTSAGLESKKSQGVYLYFSFYPLGEVGYDFSIEQEKEALN; the protein is encoded by the coding sequence ATGCGTATTAGATTACTAGCATTTGCTGGGCTTTTGTGTAGTGAGCTTTTTGGCAATATAGAAAATGTCGAATTCTTAGCTAGCGATGTGCAAAAAAATGGTGATATTATAACTGCTAAAGGCAATGTATTGCTCTATTCTCAAAACTACTTAGCTAGTGCAGATAGTGCAAAATATGACCAAAAAAGTAATATTATAGAGCTATTTGGCAATGTTAGCTTAATGCGTGGTCAGTATGAGACAAGTCGCTCAGAGTATGCCAAAATAGATTTAGCTACTAATGAGATGAGCTTTACAAATAGCTTTGTAATGGATAAGAAAAAAGAGATCTGGCTCCAAAGCGATGAGAGTTGTAATAGCGATGAAAAGATAAGCGTAACTAACTCTATTGTATCAAGCTGTAATGTTAGCGATCCAGATTGGCATATAGGATTTAGTAGCGGTGAATTAAATAAACAAAGCAAATTTTTGCATCTTTACAATCCTGTATTTTATGTTAAAAACACCCCTGTGATGTATCTACCATATTTTGGTTTTAGTACCGATAAGACTAGAAGAACTGGACTTTTAACTCCACAATTATCATATAATGGCGATGAAGGACTAGTATATTTACAGCCAATTTATATTGCTGAGTATAATGAATGGGATTTGGAATTTGATCCGCAAATTCGCACTAATAGAGGTCTTGGATTATACTCTACATTTAGATTTGCTGATTCGCCATATTCTAATGGATATATTCGTGGCGGTATATTTGAAGAAAGAAGTAAATATAAGCAAAAAGAGAATCTTAAAAATAAGCAACATAGTGGCATAGAGTTAGGATATGATAGAGATAGACTTGTTAGCTATTTGATAGATGGTGATTTTAAAGAGGGCTTATGGCTTGAGTTTGTAAATTTAAATGATATTGATTATTTAAATTTGCGTGGTAGAGATGAAGGCAATCACGATTCATTGGTTCAATCAAAACTAAATTATTTTATCACAACTGATAATCACTATCTTGGTTTATATGCTAAATACTATATAGATACTGCTAAAATCGGTACTAGATATGGCAATGACGATACCTTGCAAGAGATACCAAAGATTCAATATCATAGCTTTTTTAATACATTTATAGTGCCAAATTTGACCTATTCATTTGATTTTAAATACCATAACTACACTAGAGAGATTGGAGCTAGTGCAAATCAATATGAGATAGATATTCCTCTTGGATTGCAGTTTGGATTATTTGATGATTATGTAAATTTATATATTAGTGAAAATTTATACGCATCACATGTTGATTATAATAATGCTAAATATTATGATGGCAGTGGTTTTTATGACAACAATTATGATGATCTTATCAATCACTATCATAGAATTTTATTAGAAAATGATATGGCTAGAGCATTTAGTAATTTTTATCATACTTTAAATTTTAAATTTGATTATATTAAGCCAGGATACAATAATGGCGATATCAATGAAAAACTCTTAAAATACTATTTAATCAAAGATGGAGTAAATTATAACCCTAGTAATTTAGCGCTATTTGAAGATAATTTTATAGATAGAGCGTCTAATATATATACAACTGAAAGATTAGGATTTGAAGGTTCGCAATTTTTTTATAACTCACATGGGCAAAAGATATTAAGGCATAGCATCAAACAAAGTTATGATTTTGATAATGATGATATGGAGAGCTTGGAAAATAGGCTAAATTTATATTATGGTAATTTTGATTTTGCTAATAAGATAGAGTACTCTTATATAGATCATGATCTTTCAAAAATTCAAACCGGTGCCTTATATAACGGTAATAAAATTGGTCTAAGATTATGGCATACATATGATAAAAACTACCGTGATGGCGATGCATATGATCAAGAGAACTATTTAAGCAGTGATGTAACTCTTAAATTGCCATTTAATTATGAGCTTTTTGCTGGAATAGATTATGATTTAAAAAAAGATTATACCAAAATGTGGCAAAGTGGAATCCACTATAAAAGAAAATGTTGGGATTATAGTTTAATTTATAAAGAAGATATTGAGCCTAAAAATACAAGTGCAGGCTTAGAGTCAAAAAAAAGCCAAGGGGTATATTTATACTTTAGCTTCTATCCACTAGGTGAAGTTGGGTATGACTTTTCTATAGAACAAGAAAAAGAGGCACTAAATTGA
- a CDS encoding phosphoribosyltransferase family protein has translation MINPNDLKFQDELDAASKLLEALPQKELIDGDFVVVCSSLDSVVLANEVASSLDLSYELLFSERLYAPNNPECEIAIVSETEEIVYSSELVNAFDISLDFIYGEAHRKYEEKILKNVYKYRKGKLLENLQGRNILLVDLGCQTGITALVCIKSLINLNVKSIIYGTPLIAADILSYFNTLVDSLYYAKKISNFVDVDFYYNSRVAVESAMSILEDSPHYLPLQKIQKSKEI, from the coding sequence TTGATAAATCCAAATGATCTTAAATTTCAAGACGAATTAGATGCTGCTAGCAAGCTACTAGAGGCTTTACCTCAAAAAGAGCTAATAGATGGTGATTTTGTCGTAGTATGCTCATCTTTAGATAGTGTGGTTTTAGCCAATGAAGTAGCTAGTAGTCTTGATCTTAGCTATGAGTTGCTCTTTAGCGAGAGGCTTTATGCGCCAAATAATCCTGAGTGTGAAATTGCTATAGTTAGTGAGACTGAGGAGATTGTTTATAGCAGTGAATTGGTTAATGCTTTTGATATAAGCTTAGATTTTATTTATGGTGAAGCACACCGTAAATATGAAGAAAAAATTTTAAAAAATGTTTATAAATATCGCAAAGGTAAGCTTTTAGAAAATCTTCAAGGTAGAAATATTTTATTAGTTGATTTAGGATGTCAAACAGGTATTACAGCACTTGTATGTATTAAATCGTTAATAAATTTAAATGTAAAATCTATAATATATGGCACTCCACTTATAGCAGCTGATATATTATCATACTTTAATACCTTGGTTGATAGTTTATATTATGCTAAAAAGATAAGCAATTTTGTGGATGTAGATTTTTATTACAATTCTAGAGTTGCAGTAGAATCAGCCATGTCTATTTTAGAAGATAGTCCGCACTATTTACCACTACAAAAAATACAAAAATCAAAGGAGATATAA
- a CDS encoding polyribonucleotide nucleotidyltransferase has product MQCSIEVNNQIQIFDLNKVAKQASEAVLLRVKNTVVLATIAREDTQVEEDFLPLTVQYLEKQYAAGRIPGGYVKRETKPGDFETLTSRIIDRSLRPLFPKGYAYPTQIVVMVLSADPEVDLQVVGLNAASVALYLSDIPVERPVCGVRVGHIDGEFVLNPSNSELKKSTLDLYVAGVKDELLMIEMRSLPTLTNDITSMIAMDPVVDMGLCSEFIQKQSMNEFDESKMLEAIKFANEAILNGSNAYEEAFKEYKKTPAQLEYKSEIENSDIAIYIDEFYKTEVKNAINQMAKSERASELVKIANQIALSDTAISEGWDKDLILNILGKYKKKIVREQIINESKRADGRGLKDVRPISIETNILPNAHGSCLFTRGQTQALVVATLGTDNDAQMSELLTEKTAVADKFMFNYNFPGFSVGEASPIKAPGRRELGHGNLAKRALYPSIDLDSPYSIRLVSEILESNGSSSMASVCGGSLALRAAGVQSCKLIAGVAMGLVFEGDKHAVLTDIMGLEDHDGDMDFKVAGSKDGITALQMDIKLGGISHEVLKEALLQAKEAREHILNIMQEANNNIVINEDILPKLELFSVDPSKIVDIIGQAGKTIKEIIEKFDVSIDLDREKGEVKVAGSQKGKVEAAKEYIIQITQKDLKTRGGKKEVKNIDNFKIGEEFDGEIKKIATFGAFVSLRDGVDGLLHISKIKSPIKEGDRIKVKVSEIKAGKISLDLI; this is encoded by the coding sequence ATGCAGTGCAGTATAGAAGTAAATAATCAAATTCAAATTTTTGATCTAAATAAGGTCGCTAAGCAAGCTAGTGAAGCAGTGCTTTTAAGGGTAAAAAATACCGTAGTACTAGCTACAATAGCAAGAGAAGATACTCAAGTTGAAGAGGATTTTTTGCCTTTGACTGTTCAGTATTTAGAAAAGCAATATGCAGCTGGTAGAATTCCTGGCGGATATGTAAAGCGTGAGACAAAGCCAGGAGATTTTGAAACTCTTACTAGTCGTATAATAGATAGAAGTCTTCGTCCGTTATTTCCAAAAGGCTATGCCTATCCTACTCAAATAGTAGTTATGGTATTAAGTGCTGATCCTGAGGTGGATTTACAAGTTGTAGGATTAAATGCTGCAAGTGTAGCTTTGTATTTAAGCGATATTCCAGTTGAGCGTCCAGTATGCGGGGTTAGGGTTGGACATATTGATGGAGAGTTTGTGTTAAATCCTAGTAATTCAGAGCTTAAAAAATCCACACTTGATCTATATGTAGCTGGGGTTAAAGATGAGCTTTTGATGATTGAGATGAGAAGCTTGCCGACACTAACTAATGATATAACCTCTATGATAGCGATGGATCCAGTAGTAGATATGGGTCTATGTAGTGAGTTTATTCAAAAGCAATCGATGAATGAATTTGATGAATCTAAGATGCTTGAAGCGATTAAATTTGCAAATGAGGCTATATTAAATGGTTCTAACGCTTATGAAGAGGCATTTAAAGAGTATAAAAAGACTCCAGCGCAATTAGAGTATAAAAGCGAAATAGAAAATAGCGATATTGCAATATATATAGATGAGTTTTATAAAACTGAAGTTAAAAATGCTATAAATCAGATGGCAAAAAGTGAAAGAGCAAGTGAATTAGTTAAAATAGCTAATCAAATTGCCCTTAGCGATACAGCTATAAGCGAAGGCTGGGATAAGGATTTAATACTAAATATATTAGGTAAATATAAGAAAAAAATTGTAAGAGAACAGATAATAAATGAATCAAAAAGAGCTGATGGTAGAGGGCTTAAAGATGTTCGTCCAATTAGTATCGAGACAAATATACTACCAAATGCACACGGTAGCTGTCTATTTACAAGAGGACAAACACAAGCTTTAGTAGTAGCAACTTTAGGTACTGATAATGATGCTCAAATGAGTGAGTTATTAACAGAAAAGACAGCTGTAGCAGATAAATTTATGTTTAACTATAATTTTCCAGGCTTTAGCGTAGGTGAGGCTAGCCCTATTAAGGCTCCAGGTCGTAGAGAACTAGGTCATGGTAATCTAGCCAAAAGAGCACTCTACCCAAGTATAGATCTAGATAGTCCATATTCTATTAGATTAGTAAGCGAAATTTTAGAGAGCAACGGATCAAGTTCTATGGCTAGTGTATGCGGTGGCTCTTTAGCACTTAGAGCCGCTGGAGTACAAAGTTGTAAGCTAATAGCAGGTGTGGCTATGGGGCTTGTATTTGAAGGTGATAAGCATGCTGTATTAACTGATATTATGGGGCTAGAAGATCATGATGGCGATATGGACTTTAAGGTAGCAGGTAGCAAAGATGGTATTACAGCACTACAAATGGATATAAAACTTGGTGGCATTAGCCATGAGGTTTTAAAAGAGGCTTTATTACAAGCTAAAGAGGCTAGAGAGCATATTTTAAATATTATGCAAGAGGCTAATAATAATATAGTAATTAATGAAGATATTTTACCAAAATTAGAGCTATTTAGTGTAGATCCATCAAAGATTGTTGATATCATCGGCCAAGCTGGAAAAACTATCAAAGAGATAATTGAGAAATTTGATGTAAGCATTGATTTAGATAGAGAAAAGGGCGAGGTTAAAGTAGCTGGTTCGCAAAAAGGCAAGGTTGAAGCAGCCAAAGAGTATATAATCCAAATTACACAAAAAGATTTAAAAACAAGAGGTGGTAAAAAAGAGGTTAAAAATATAGATAATTTTAAAATTGGAGAGGAATTTGATGGAGAGATTAAAAAGATAGCTACTTTTGGTGCTTTTGTCTCTTTAAGAGATGGAGTAGATGGTCTTCTTCATATCTCAAAAATTAAATCACCTATTAAAGAAGGTGATCGCATTAAAGTAAAAGTAAGCGAGATAAAAGCTGGTAAAATCTCGCTAGATTTAATTTAA
- a CDS encoding universal stress protein, whose amino-acid sequence MNIKKIFCPLVNNDEIQNHIYGGLLIAKEFGAHIDFLSSQIDLELISNLDMTISRSNMFESLKGAFATELNEQKNKNYEIFKSVCKELGVSIGNVAGVPSANFETQNGIRSRVYEYEAKFCDLVVSACPVHGEATSTFDATVINSGKNAIIIPNEMKKFSMDNILIGWNGTTSISRSLTNSINILKRAKNIHIIVTKKYDDTALNAKSKLLEYLKYHDINATFEVVTTTNIPGEALLENTLKGEFDMVIASSYGENGVKEIFLGGSTKHFLENTPVPVFM is encoded by the coding sequence ATGAATATCAAAAAAATATTTTGTCCATTAGTTAATAATGATGAAATACAAAATCATATTTATGGCGGCTTGCTTATTGCTAAGGAATTTGGTGCTCATATAGATTTTTTATCTTCTCAGATAGATCTTGAGTTAATATCAAATTTAGATATGACAATTAGTAGAAGCAATATGTTTGAGTCTTTAAAAGGTGCTTTTGCAACAGAATTAAATGAACAAAAAAATAAAAATTATGAAATTTTTAAAAGTGTTTGCAAGGAGCTAGGTGTAAGTATTGGCAATGTAGCTGGAGTGCCTAGTGCAAATTTTGAAACTCAAAATGGTATTAGAAGTCGTGTGTATGAGTATGAAGCAAAATTTTGCGATTTAGTTGTATCTGCGTGTCCGGTACATGGCGAGGCTACATCTACATTTGATGCAACTGTAATTAATAGTGGTAAAAATGCTATTATCATCCCAAATGAGATGAAAAAATTTAGTATGGATAATATATTAATTGGCTGGAATGGCACTACAAGTATCTCAAGAAGTTTAACAAACTCTATAAATATTTTAAAAAGAGCAAAAAATATTCATATTATAGTAACTAAAAAATATGATGATACAGCTTTAAACGCTAAATCAAAACTACTTGAATATCTAAAGTATCATGATATCAATGCTACATTTGAGGTGGTTACTACTACAAATATACCAGGAGAGGCTTTATTAGAAAATACACTAAAAGGCGAATTTGATATGGTTATAGCTAGTAGCTATGGAGAAAATGGGGTAAAAGAGATATTCTTAGGTGGTAGCACGAAGCATTTCTTAGAAAATACTCCAGTGCCAGTGTTTATGTAG
- a CDS encoding histidine triad nucleotide-binding protein — MSCIFDKIVAGEIPSNKVLENDKFLAFHDINPKAPVHILIIPKKHYENFQEMDPALMGEMTKFIQEVAIAIGVDKTGYRLVTNCGENSGQEVMHLHFHMLGGTMLKWTNNHQNDPKNSF; from the coding sequence ATGTCTTGCATTTTTGATAAGATTGTAGCTGGTGAGATACCTTCAAATAAGGTTTTAGAAAATGACAAATTTTTAGCATTTCATGATATAAATCCTAAAGCGCCTGTGCATATCTTAATAATCCCTAAAAAGCACTATGAAAATTTTCAAGAGATGGATCCAGCATTAATGGGTGAGATGACAAAATTTATCCAAGAAGTTGCAATAGCAATTGGCGTGGATAAAACTGGATATCGCTTAGTAACTAATTGTGGTGAAAATAGCGGCCAAGAGGTGATGCATTTACACTTCCATATGTTAGGAGGAACTATGCTAAAATGGACAAACAATCACCAAAATGACCCAAAAAATAGCTTTTAA